TGGAGTCCGTCTACAACACCTATCGCAACCGTGGCCTGCCTCCAGGCCCCATCGCAAATCCCGGGCTCGCCTGCATCGAAGCTGCCCTTCGCCCTGCGACGACAGACTACCTTTACTACGTAGCAGCTCCCGATGGAAGTCATCTGTTCGCTGTCACCTTCGAGGAGCACCGTGCAAACATCCGCAAGGTGCGCGGCCGATGAGCCTGACGGACTGGCTTGCGCGTCTGCTCGTGCCTGACCGCACGGTGGAGCGCATTTCCGAGCTTGAACCTCATCATCTGCACGAGGCCGGCATCCGGGGACTCATTCTGGATCTGGACAACACTCTGTGCGAGTGGCAGAGCGAGAGTATCCCGGAGGATATCCTATTGTGGGTGGCCAAGATGAAAAGGGCGGGCATCAGGATGTGCATCGCCAGCAACACACGCGACAGACGGCGCCTCCGGCGTATGGCGGCTGGACTGGAACTGCCGAGCGTCTCCGGGGCGCCCAAGCCGGGCCGCCGCTGCTTTGCGACGGCAATGGCTATCCTGGATCTGAAGCCTGAGGAGGCTGCTGTCGTTGGCGATCAGCTTTTTACAGACATCCTGGGAGGCAGGCGTTCCGGGATCCATACCATCCTTGTTCGCCCGATGCATCGCCGGGAGTTCATCGGGACAAAGGTGTCCCGCTTGTTTGAGCGGTTTCTGATGGGGCACTTTCGCAGGCGGGGGCGGCTGCCTTAGATCGACCCCTGCCGGACAGCTCCGCCAATCCGTTCTGGAGCAAAGACAGCTACCTATGCAGCACGCAGCTACCTTGCACACACTCATCGCCGGGCATCTGACTCTTCCTATTGCTTTCATGCTCATCGCCACAGGAGGATATGCAGCCTTGGACACGCCCGCAGTCACCCCCTACCCTGTTCAGAAAGCGCCGGTTGTGGACGGAGTTCTGGATGACGCCGCCTGGCAACAGGCTCCCCGCTACGAGGATTTCCGCGCCGGCGCGTCTCCGGCCCGTGCTGCCACGGCAGCGCAGTTCGTCTGGGACGGCGAAGCGTTCTACATCGCCTTCCGTTGCAGATCCGGGCCGCAGGTAAAGACTGTGTACCAGCAGGACGGAGACCCTGTCTGGCAGGATGAGTCTGTCGAGCTCTTCATCGCTCCGTGGAACGCGCCGTCAATGGGCGGACTGTATCACTTCACCGTCAGCGCAGCCGGAGTGAAGACGTTTCTTCGCGCTGAGCATGCCAACGAGAAACGGGATTGGCAGGCGGCTGTCAGCCGGACGCCCGACGGTTGGACGTGCGAAATGCGCATCCCGCTCAGCCTGTTCGACGAGCAGGGACCCAATGAACCGGAATGGAGGATACTCTTCTGCCGGAACTCATCCGAGTTCGATGAGTCCAGCAGTTGGCCAGCTTCCGGCGGCCGTTTCGCCAACTTCTGGAACTACGCCCGTCTTGTCCCGCCCGAGGGTAGGCCCACCTTCACCCGTTTCCGCGCGCACATCACTCCGCTGAAGGGGCAAGGACCGCGCGGTATCCAGCCACTCAGGCAGGCACCGATGGAACAGAGTGAGCGTCCCGTCATCATCCCCGAGCCGGTCTATGCCCGTTTCCACCCGTCCTCCCGATTTGAGATCACCCCCGATACCCCCATACTGATTGGCCAGCGCGCCGACAGGATGGACGCCAGGGCGGCCGAGGTCTTCGCGGACTGGGTGGAGCGGAAGGCAGGCTTCCGCCCTCCCGTTCGGCGTGTCCTTCACCCGGACGATGCGGGGGAACGTGGCATTTTGATCGGTGAGCCCTCCCTGAACCCCGCAGTGCAATCCGCTCTGCGCCAGTTACGCGAAAAGGTGGATGCAGCCACTCCAGGTCCGGAAGGATACGTCATCAGGGTGGCTCAAAACCAGGCTGTTGCCGCCGGAAGCGACCAACTGGGGACCTTCTGGGCCGCGCAGACTCTGGCTCAGATGTTGCGGATCTCCCCTGACGGCCGGCTTTGGCTGCCGGGAGCGATCGTCCGAGACCGTCCCGCAATGCCGTTCCGCAGCGTGCACCTGCTGACGGCAAAGGACACTCTGGATTTCCAGACCCGACTCATCCGCGAAGTGCTGAGCCCGTTCAAAATCCGCTACGTCATACTGCAGATGGATAAGTTCGGGTGGGAAAGCCACCCCGAGATACGCGACCCGGACAACCACGTGACGGCGGAGGATCTCCGCAAACTCATCGCCTTTGCAAAAGATTACCACATCACCTATATCCCGCTTGTCATGTCTCTTGGGCATATGGAGTGGATCTTCCGGGACGGCGCAAACATGGACATTGTGGAAGATCCGGAGCATCCCTACGCATACTGCCCTTTGAACGAGCGCTCTTATGAACTGATGCAGGATCTGTTCGACGAGGCACTCGAGGTGTTCGGGCACCCCCCGCTGTTCCACATCGGCCACGACGAATTCGACATGAGGGGAGAGTTCCCCAAGCACGAGGAATGCCGGAAGCTGGGCAAGGTGGAGC
The sequence above is drawn from the Armatimonadota bacterium genome and encodes:
- a CDS encoding haloacid dehalogenase, translating into MSLTDWLARLLVPDRTVERISELEPHHLHEAGIRGLILDLDNTLCEWQSESIPEDILLWVAKMKRAGIRMCIASNTRDRRRLRRMAAGLELPSVSGAPKPGRRCFATAMAILDLKPEEAAVVGDQLFTDILGGRRSGIHTILVRPMHRREFIGTKVSRLFERFLMGHFRRRGRLP